The following is a genomic window from Gammaproteobacteria bacterium.
GATGTCGAGCGCGTTGGCACCTGGGGCGCGAGCCGCGGCGGCATGATGTCGTATCTCGCGGCGCGCCAGGCTCCCGAGCTGGGTTATGGCTTCAAGGCCCTGGTGGCCGAGGCCACACCAACGGACATGGTCGCGGAATACAAGCTGCGCCCGGACATGGAGCGCGTGTTCAGCACCTGGATCCCGGGCTTTGACGAGAATCCCGAGGAAGTGCTGGCTGCGCGTTCGGCGCTGCTCTGGGCAGAGGCATTGCCGGAAGACCTGCCGATCCTGATCCAGCATGGCGCCAAGGACCAGCGCGTCAGCGTGGACAGC
Proteins encoded in this region:
- a CDS encoding prolyl oligopeptidase family serine peptidase, encoding DVERVGTWGASRGGMMSYLAARQAPELGYGFKALVAEATPTDMVAEYKLRPDMERVFSTWIPGFDENPEEVLAARSALLWAEALPEDLPILIQHGAKDQRVSVDSARKMAARLEELGRPHKLMIYEEGGHNLRGQLDMEAREAVIEWFKQYLGEAANCSSDREACQ